A window of Desulfuromonas soudanensis genomic DNA:
GTCCCAAGTTGGTCTCCGCCCAGGAAGAGTACCTGCTCGCCCTGCGCAACCGGGCAACGCTCAAGGAGAGCGCCTTTCCCCAGATTGCCCAAGGGGCCGAGCGCCTGCTGGAATCAAGCCGCAAGCGGCTGCAATACTATGACATCAGCGACCGGCAGATCGCCGAACTGGAAAAGACCGGCAACGTGCGCAAAACCCTGACCCTGTACGCCCCCTTCAAAGGAATCGTCACCATGAAGATGGCTTTCGAGGGACAGTTCATCAAGGCCGGCCTGGAGCTGTTCAAGATCGGCGACATCTCCAACGTCTGGGTCTACGCCGACATCTACGAATACGAGCTCCCCTGGGTCAAGGTCGGCCAGGAGGCCGAGGTCCGGCTCCCCTTTGCCGGCGGCAAGACCATCACGGCGAAGATCGATTACCTCTATCCCTACGTCGAGCCCAAGACCCGGACCGTCAAGGCCCGGCTAAAATTCGCCAACCCGGATTTCGAACTCAAGCCGGACATGTACGTAAATGTGCGTATCAAGGGGAGTGAGGTCCGGGGCGTGTTGTCCGTTCCTGCCGAGGCGGTGATCAACTCCGGCGAGAAACGGATCGCTTTCGTGGCCCTTGGTGAGGGCAAGTTCGAACCCCGCAAGCTCAAGATCGGACTGCAGGACGAGGAAGGGTACCTGCAGATCGCGCAGGGTCTGCTCGAAGGCGAGAGGGTGGTGACCAGCGCCCAGTTCATGCTCGACTCCGAGAGCAAGCTGCGCGAGGTGATCCAGAAGATGCTGGAGCCTAAGAAGGAACCCAGTGCTGAGCCTGCCGGCGAGGCTGATCTTGAAGAGCTCTTTTAGTCGGCCGGCCTGATCCGACCTATCGATCGATCAGGCTGGTCGGTCGGATCGGTCCGCCATCGGCTTGCTCAACAATCAACACTAGCGACCGGGATTTCCAATGCTTGAAAAAATAATAGAATGGTCGATTCGCAACAAATTCATGGTGGTCCTCATCACGGTCTTCATGATCGTGGCGGGGGTCTACGCCCTGCGCAACACCCCTCTGGACGCCATCCCCGACCTCTCGGACGTGCAGGTCATCGTCTTCACCGAGTATCCCGGCCAGGCGCCGCAGGTGGTGGAGGACCAGGTCACCTATCCGCTGACCACGCAGATGCTGGCTGTCCCCTACGCCAAGGTGGTGCGCGGCTACTCCTTCTTCGGTTTCTCCTTCGTCTACATCATCTTCGAGGACGGCACCGATCTCTACTGGGCCCGCTCCCGTGTCCTCGAATACCTCAACTATGCGGCCGGCAAGCTCCCCAAGGGGGTGACACCGGCCCTGGGCCCGGACGCCACGGGGGTGGGCTGGGTCTACGAGTACGTGCTCGAAAGCGACAAGCACGATCTGCAACAGCTGCGTTCCCTTCAAGACTGGTTCCTGCGCTACGAGCTGACGGCGGTCGACGGCGTCTCCGAGGTCGCCTCCATCGGCGGCTACGTCAAGCAGTACCAGGTGGCCGTCGACCCGGACCGGTTGCTTGCCTACCACATCACCATCCCCCAGATCCGCCAGGCCATCCAGCGCAGCAACAACGACGTCGGCGGCCGGCTCGTCGAGATGGCCGAGACCGAGTTCATGGTCCGCGGCCTCGGTTACATCAAATCCCTTAAGGACCTGGAGCAGGTGGTGGTCGGCACAGACATGCGCGGCACGCCGGTCCTGCTGCGGGATCTGGCCGAGATCCGGCTCGGACCCGAACTGCGCCGCGGCCTGGCCGAGCTCGACGGGGAAGGGGAGGCGGTCGGCGGCGTCGTCATCATGCGCTTCGGCGAGAACGCCCTGAAGACGATCGAGAACGTCAAGAAAAAACTGGAGGAGCTGCAAGCCGGCCTCCCCGAAGGGGTGACGATCAAGGCCGTTTACGACCGTTCGGGGTTGATCGAGCGGGCCGTCGACACCCTGAAGGAGAAGCTCCTCGAGGAGAGCATCGTCGTGGCGGTGGTCACCGCCCTCTTCCTCTTCCACCTGCCGAGCGCCTTCGTCGCCATATTCACCCTGCCGGTGGCGATCCTGATGGCCTTCGGCATCATGTACGCCCAGGGGATCAACGCCAACATCATGAGCCTCGGCGGGATCGCAATCGCCATCGGGGCGATGATCGATGCGGCGATCATCATGATCGAGAACGCCCACAAGCACCTGGAGCGCGACCAGGGGAAAAAACCGCACTGGGAGATCATCCTCGCCTCGGCCAAGGAGGTCGGTCCGACCCTCTTCTTTTCGCTGCTGGTGATCACCGTCTCCTTCGTTCCGGTCTTCACTCTGCAGGAACAATCCGGGCGCATGTTCAAGCCCCTCGCCTTCACCAAGACCTACGCCATGGGGGCGGCGGCGCTGTTGTCGGTCACCCTCGTGCCGATTCTGATGGGTTGGTTCATCCGCGGCAAGATCCCCAGGGAAGACGCCAACCCGGTCAACCGGTTCCTGATCCGCGTCTACCACCCGGTGGTCGATTTCGTCCTGAAGTGGCGCAAAAGCGTCCTGTTGGTGGCTCTGGTGCTGATGCTCTCCATCGCCTGGCCGCTGTCGAAGATGGGAAGCGAGTTCATGCCGCCCCTCTACGAAGGGGACCTCCTCTATATGCCGACCACCCTCCCCGGGATCTCCATCACCAAGGCGAAGGAGGTGCTGCAGCAGACCGACCGGATCATCCGCCAGTTCCCGGAGGTGCACCACGTGTTCGGCAAGATCGGACGGGCCGAGACGGCCACCGACCCTGCGCCGCTCTCGATGATCGAGACGACGATCATGCTCAAACCGGAAGAAGAGTGGCGCAAGGTCCCCGCATCCCGCTTCTACTCCGGCTGGCCGGACTGGACCGAATGGGTGAAAAAGCCGCTGCGCTGGGTCTGGTCGGAGGAGAAGACGATCACGGTGGATCAGCTCACCGAGGAGATGAACAACGCCATCCAGTTTCCCGGACTCACCAACGCCTGGACCATGCCGATCAAGACCCGCATCGACATGCTCTCCACCGGCATCAAGACGCCGGTTGGTATCAAGGTCATGGGTCCGGACCTGCAGACCCTCTCCGATCTCGGCGAGGAGATCGAAGCCCTGGTGCGCACGATCCCCGGCACGCTCTCCGCCTATTCGGAACGCGTGGTCGGCGGCAACTACCTCGATTTCGTCATCGACCGCGCCGAGGCGGCCCGCTACGGCCTGACCGTCGGCGATGTGCAGGACATCATCCAGAGCGCCATCGGCGGCATGAACGTCACCCAGACCGTCGAGGGGCTGGAGCGCTATCCGGTCAACGTCCGCTACCAGCGCGACTATCGCAATGACCTGCCGGCCCTCAAGCGGGTCCTGATTCCCCTCAAGGACGGCAGTCACATCCCGATCTCCCAGGTCGCCGACATCGAAATCAAGAAGGGGCCGCCGTCGATCAAGAGCGAGAACGCCCGGCGCACCGCCTGGATCTACGTCGACCTGCGGGGGATCGACGTCGGCACCTACGTGAAGAACGCCCAGCGGGCGGTGGCCGAGAAGATCAAACTCCCGGCCGGTTACAGCATCGTCTGGAGCGGTCAGTTCGAGTACATGGAGAAGGCCAGGGAGCGGTTCATGCTCGTCATCCCGCTGACCGTCCTGATCATCTTCGTCATCATCTACATCAGCACCAAAAGCCTGGTAAAGACGGGGATCGTCTTCCTGGCCGTGCCGTTCTCCCTGGTCGGGGCCTTCTGGTTCATGTACGCCCTCGACTACAATACCTCGGTGGCCGTCTGGGTCGGGGTGATCGCGCTGGCCGGCCTCGACGCCGAGACAGGGGTGGTCATGCTCCTCTACCTCGACCTGGCGCACAAGCTCTGGGGGGATAACGGCCGTATGCTGAACCGCGGCGACCTCAGGCAGGCGATCCACCACGGCGCCGTCAAACGTATCCGGCCCAAGGTCATGACCATCGGCGTCATTATCGCCGGCCTGCTGCCGATCATGTGGAGCCATGGCGCCGGGGCGGACGTGATGAAAAGGATCGCCGCGCCGATGGTCGGCGGGGTTGTCACCTCCGGGGTCATGGAGCTGATGGTCTACCCCGTCATCTTCTACCTCTGGCGGGGCCGGAAACTGGATAAGGCCCTGGCGCCCACTTCCGAGGAGGAGATCGAGGAAGGGTAGGTCCATGAGGCGGGCCACCAGGCGTCATAAAATTAACTCGGCGGCAATGCCGCCCCAACACAAGTCAAGGAGATAAAAGATGAAAAAGGTGAATGCACTTCTGGCCGCACTCTTTCTGCTGAGCCTTCCACTGGCCGCCGGCGCCATGGAGGGAATGAAACACGACAAGATGGAGAAGATGGAGCACGGCTCCATGGAGGGGATGAAGCACGAAGGCATGAAGATGGAAGGCATGATCATGCTCGGCGAAGGGACCGAGGAAGGGGTCAAGGCGATGGCCCACCTCAACGACGTCAAGGAAGCCATGGCCAAGATGGGAATGAAGGAGACCCACCACTTCATGGTCGCCTTCGTCGATGCCGCCGGAAAACCGGTCACCGAGGGGACCGTTGCGGTCAAGATCAAGAACCCCGCCGGCAAGGAAGGTAAGGCCATCAAGCTGATGGGGATGGAGGGGCACTTTGGCGCCGACATCGTGCTGCCGGAGAAGGGCGAATACCACTTCAAGGTGGGGACCAAACTCGCCGATGGTCAAAAACGCGAATATCATTTCCACCACACGGTGGAATAAGGCGAGGCATGAGGGCCGCGGGTGACCGCGGCCCTTGGCACTCCCGGATCACGGGAAGATAGCGACGACCCGATAAGGAGACCGAAGCCTTGCGGACGTTGAGGCATAACGAAAGATCTTTGAAGCTCGAAACCTGCCGGAGGTAAAAACCATGACGGAGATCGGGGATTTTTCTGAAAAAATCGCAGGACGGCTGACCAGGCAACGGGTGGAGAACATCCAGAAGAAGGGCAGTCTAAACGAGGAAATGCAGGAACTGATCAAACAGCGGGAGGCTTTCCGGGTAGAGGCCCGCCGGGTGCTGACATCGGTCGTCCTTCCCCGGATCAGGGCGGTGGCTCACCATTTCAACAATGCCGTCGTCGAGGAGTCTTTGGGCGAGGATTTCAGGTGCGCCTGCCACTTCGGCCACACGGCGCGGTTCCCGGCCACGGTGACTCTTACCGTATCCATCATGCCCGGAGATCGTTATGAGAACCTGGTGCTTCATCATACCCTCGAAATCCTTCCCGAGTTCATCGATTACGAGCGGCACTGTGACCACCGGATTTCGCCGGGCTCCCGGTCGGACGATACGGCCGGGCGGTGGGTCGAAGAGAAGATGCTCCGGTTCCTTGACACGTACCTCCAACTGGAGACCCACCCCATCTACCAGAAGGAAAACCTGGTAACCGACCCGGTGTGCGGCATGCGCCTGCCGCTGGCCGAAGCAGCCGGCAGCATCCAGCGCGAGGGGCGTGAAATCTTTTTCTGCTCCCAGGCCTGCCGGGACACCTATCTGAAGGAAGGCTAGTTACGGTTCCTCGATGAACATGGCCGTGGTCATTTATCCCGAAAAATACCTCTTTCATCCGGGAAGGAATGGCCATGTTCAACCATGTCATTGCAATTCGACTCGAAAAGAAAAGAACCTCTGAACGGACTTCATTGTTTTCGCAGGTGGGCAACCCTTGTTCTCCTTGCAGGCCTTCTCGGGAGGGCCGTCAGCGGCTGTGTCTCCTTGCAGGAAACCGGTGGGTACGGCGGCGCCGCAGGCCACCACGCCCATTGATCCTCGCCGGTCGCGCTGCTCCTTGGGCAACTAAATACTGCCTGCTCCATTTAATCAACTGTCTCTGCAGTCTTAAGCCGATAACGAGGCAGCGGAAGAAGGTCGTGCCTTTGGCCGAAGGACTGGTGAGGGACGGCAAGCAGGGCCTGATTCGGATAGGTAATGGAAAGAGGAAATCTCAATGAAGGTGCGTGACAGCGGCATGCCGGAAGAGGACTACTGGGAGAGCCTCTTTGATATCCCTCTCATCCTGAACAGCTTCGCCATCGGGACCGACACCGGCGACGTGGTCGAGTTCGGCTGCGGCTATGGTACCTTTACCGTTCCCGTGGCGCGCAGGATCAGCGGCCTCCTCCACGCCCTTGACATCGAACCGGCCATGGTCCAAAAGGTGGCCGAAAGGTGCCGCCACGAAGGACTCTCCAATGTCCGGGCCGAGGTGCGCGACGTGATCGAACAGGGGACGGGCCTGCGGGACGGCTCGATGGACCTGGCTCTGCTCTTCAACATCCTGCACCATGACCAGCCGTTGGTCCTGCTTCGGGAGGCGTTCAGGGTGCTCAAACCGAGTGGACGCCTGGCCGTCATCCACTGGATCCACGATCCTGCCACCCCGCGTGGACCCGACCTGAACATTCGGCCCAGACCCGAGCAGTGCATCGCTTGGGGAAAGGAAGCAGGATTCCTATTCCTGCCTCCCGAACGGTTCGACCTGAAGCCGTACCACTTCGGGCTGCTCTTCCGCAACCCGCTTCCCTGAGGCTACGGGCATGACCGTCTCACTCTTCCCTGGCAGGGTTCCTGATCTCTGAACCCGCATGGGATATTCAGAAAGGGGGTCCAAACATGAAAATTCGCTCAGTTTCAACAGCGCTTCTTCTGGCATTGGTTTTCGTCCCTCCCGTCTCCGGAGCATGGGAGGATGCCCTGAAGGGCCTGAAGGAAAATGCGCTGAAGGGGGATGGCCGGGCCGAGGAAGTTCTGGCGGAAATGTACCTGGAAGGCGATGGCGTCCCCCAGGATGCCCGTGAGGCCCGCTCCTGGGCCGAAATGGCTGCGGCGCAGGGACGGCCGAGGTCTCAGAACATCCTGGCAAAACTTTATGCCGCCGGAGAAGGCGGACGCGCCGACCTGACCGAGGCGGCGCGCTGGTGGACTCTGGCTGCAGAGCAGGGACATGTCGAGTCCCAATACCATCTCGGCCTTCGGTATGCCAGGGGCGAAGGAGTGGAGGCGGATCCCCGAAAGGCTCGGCAGTGGCTGGAGAAAGCCGCCGAGCATGGCGCGCCCGCCGCCCAGTATGTACTGGGCGTCATGTTCGAATTCGGGACCGGCATCGAAGCCGATCTGCCGGAAGCGGTCCGCTGGTATGAAGAGGCTGCTCGGGCAGGGCTGGCGATAGCCCAGGAAAGCCTGGGCGCTATGTACGCCCGGGGAAAAGGGGTGCCGCGTGATCCGGTGAAGGCGTACTTCTGGACCCGGTTGGCAGCGGATCAAGACCGGACGCATGCGAAAAGCCGGCTTCAGGAGTTGAGCGCGACGATGACGAAGAGCCAGAAGGAGGAAGCAAGAGCAGAGGTGGAGAATTGGCGGGCGTGCCGCCAGGAGTCGTCCGCCGTCTGCAGCATAGAATGGGGCGCCCGATGAGAGCGCCCGCAGAGCGTCCGCAAAAGGAAATTTCGCCATGACCACAAAAATCCGGATCCTCCTGCTCCTTCTGGCCGTTGCCTTTTTCGGCGCAACCGCCTGCCAGAAAGAATCTTCTGTCGCCACACAAGGCACGATCAAGGCCAATCAGGCGTATCTCAACCACTTCGGAGAGCCGCCGGTCCCCGAGAAGGGGGAATGTTTCGCCCGTGTCGGCTTCTACCCCCTTAAAGGTTCCACCGGGAAGGTGGCGGCCATGCCCTTCTTCCTGTTCAGGCAGGAGGACCAGCTCCCGCTGCTGCTGGAACGACTGGCGGGAAACGAGGCCGGTTACCTTTCCCGAAACCAGCTGTTCAACCCCTTCCCCCCTGGGAGTTCGGTCCGCCTGGTATCCCAGACCGGCGGGACGGTGGATCTGGATATTTCTCTAAAGGAATCTCCATCGGCGGAGAGCGTTGCCGCCATGGCGGCGTCCCTGACCGAAACGGCCACTCAGTTTGAAGGGATCGAGAGGGTGCGGATTGCCGTCAACGGCGCTTCGCTCCCGGGGATGCCCGAAGGTGGATTCGCTCATGACGCCGGGCGGGTCGAATCGCCGGGTCTCCCGACGCTGCTTCTGGTGGTCGGCGCCTGGGAAAAAGGCGCGCAGGATCCGGAGGAGATCCTGGCCGATTTCGACCGGCCGGTGAAAATCGAAAGCTTCAGTCTGATGGACGCCTCCGGGCAGAAGATACGGGGTGACTACTTCACCTCCGCCTTCGACATGGCCGTGATCATCCATCCCGAAAATCCCTCTGCCATCCGGAAAGGGATGACGCTGCGCGCCGAATGGCGGGTGGTGGATCGCCTGGGGCGCAAGGGAGAGGGGGCAGGGAATTTTACCCTGGAACGGCACGACCATGCCGAAGGATTCTGAAATGCCTCTGCCGAAGCCCGCAGGGACCGGATGGCAAAAATGCCTGATAGTTCTGCTGGGTCTTATCCTGGTGAGCGTCCTGCATTTCCTGACCCGCACCGGCGACCCGGCTCTGCATGTCTAGCACATTTTTTTTCCGCAAGCTCTACTTCCTCCCCATCGTTGCCGGAGCCGTATGGTTCGGGTTTCGGGGGGCCTTGACCTCGGCAGTCTTCGCCATCGGCTTTTATGCCCTGTACCTGCTGTTCGACTGGCCCCGATTTCACGTAGAGCGGATGAACCAGATCGGGGAGATGGCGAGTTTCCTGGTGATCGCCGGGGTGGGCGGCGCCC
This region includes:
- a CDS encoding efflux RND transporter periplasmic adaptor subunit, with product MMRPRRLFLIVTLSVLLTLSGVGWYAVQCAGQMGWLPFSGPSPAHAEKQKYTCGMHPFIIQDEPGTCPICGMTLTPLKAGTGDAGPAEKPKGERKIKYWQAPMDPTYIRDEPGKSPMGMDLVPVYEDEAPAGAVISIDPVTSQNMGVRTALVERRTLHRTIRTVGLVGYDEPRVYSVNAKVEGWIERLHVDETGQVVKKGQPLLEIYSPKLVSAQEEYLLALRNRATLKESAFPQIAQGAERLLESSRKRLQYYDISDRQIAELEKTGNVRKTLTLYAPFKGIVTMKMAFEGQFIKAGLELFKIGDISNVWVYADIYEYELPWVKVGQEAEVRLPFAGGKTITAKIDYLYPYVEPKTRTVKARLKFANPDFELKPDMYVNVRIKGSEVRGVLSVPAEAVINSGEKRIAFVALGEGKFEPRKLKIGLQDEEGYLQIAQGLLEGERVVTSAQFMLDSESKLREVIQKMLEPKKEPSAEPAGEADLEELF
- a CDS encoding efflux RND transporter permease subunit is translated as MLEKIIEWSIRNKFMVVLITVFMIVAGVYALRNTPLDAIPDLSDVQVIVFTEYPGQAPQVVEDQVTYPLTTQMLAVPYAKVVRGYSFFGFSFVYIIFEDGTDLYWARSRVLEYLNYAAGKLPKGVTPALGPDATGVGWVYEYVLESDKHDLQQLRSLQDWFLRYELTAVDGVSEVASIGGYVKQYQVAVDPDRLLAYHITIPQIRQAIQRSNNDVGGRLVEMAETEFMVRGLGYIKSLKDLEQVVVGTDMRGTPVLLRDLAEIRLGPELRRGLAELDGEGEAVGGVVIMRFGENALKTIENVKKKLEELQAGLPEGVTIKAVYDRSGLIERAVDTLKEKLLEESIVVAVVTALFLFHLPSAFVAIFTLPVAILMAFGIMYAQGINANIMSLGGIAIAIGAMIDAAIIMIENAHKHLERDQGKKPHWEIILASAKEVGPTLFFSLLVITVSFVPVFTLQEQSGRMFKPLAFTKTYAMGAAALLSVTLVPILMGWFIRGKIPREDANPVNRFLIRVYHPVVDFVLKWRKSVLLVALVLMLSIAWPLSKMGSEFMPPLYEGDLLYMPTTLPGISITKAKEVLQQTDRIIRQFPEVHHVFGKIGRAETATDPAPLSMIETTIMLKPEEEWRKVPASRFYSGWPDWTEWVKKPLRWVWSEEKTITVDQLTEEMNNAIQFPGLTNAWTMPIKTRIDMLSTGIKTPVGIKVMGPDLQTLSDLGEEIEALVRTIPGTLSAYSERVVGGNYLDFVIDRAEAARYGLTVGDVQDIIQSAIGGMNVTQTVEGLERYPVNVRYQRDYRNDLPALKRVLIPLKDGSHIPISQVADIEIKKGPPSIKSENARRTAWIYVDLRGIDVGTYVKNAQRAVAEKIKLPAGYSIVWSGQFEYMEKARERFMLVIPLTVLIIFVIIYISTKSLVKTGIVFLAVPFSLVGAFWFMYALDYNTSVAVWVGVIALAGLDAETGVVMLLYLDLAHKLWGDNGRMLNRGDLRQAIHHGAVKRIRPKVMTIGVIIAGLLPIMWSHGAGADVMKRIAAPMVGGVVTSGVMELMVYPVIFYLWRGRKLDKALAPTSEEEIEEG
- a CDS encoding YHS domain-containing protein, translated to MTEIGDFSEKIAGRLTRQRVENIQKKGSLNEEMQELIKQREAFRVEARRVLTSVVLPRIRAVAHHFNNAVVEESLGEDFRCACHFGHTARFPATVTLTVSIMPGDRYENLVLHHTLEILPEFIDYERHCDHRISPGSRSDDTAGRWVEEKMLRFLDTYLQLETHPIYQKENLVTDPVCGMRLPLAEAAGSIQREGREIFFCSQACRDTYLKEG
- a CDS encoding class I SAM-dependent methyltransferase, with the protein product MKVRDSGMPEEDYWESLFDIPLILNSFAIGTDTGDVVEFGCGYGTFTVPVARRISGLLHALDIEPAMVQKVAERCRHEGLSNVRAEVRDVIEQGTGLRDGSMDLALLFNILHHDQPLVLLREAFRVLKPSGRLAVIHWIHDPATPRGPDLNIRPRPEQCIAWGKEAGFLFLPPERFDLKPYHFGLLFRNPLP
- a CDS encoding tetratricopeptide repeat protein, with protein sequence MKIRSVSTALLLALVFVPPVSGAWEDALKGLKENALKGDGRAEEVLAEMYLEGDGVPQDAREARSWAEMAAAQGRPRSQNILAKLYAAGEGGRADLTEAARWWTLAAEQGHVESQYHLGLRYARGEGVEADPRKARQWLEKAAEHGAPAAQYVLGVMFEFGTGIEADLPEAVRWYEEAARAGLAIAQESLGAMYARGKGVPRDPVKAYFWTRLAADQDRTHAKSRLQELSATMTKSQKEEARAEVENWRACRQESSAVCSIEWGAR
- a CDS encoding GerMN domain-containing protein; translated protein: MTTKIRILLLLLAVAFFGATACQKESSVATQGTIKANQAYLNHFGEPPVPEKGECFARVGFYPLKGSTGKVAAMPFFLFRQEDQLPLLLERLAGNEAGYLSRNQLFNPFPPGSSVRLVSQTGGTVDLDISLKESPSAESVAAMAASLTETATQFEGIERVRIAVNGASLPGMPEGGFAHDAGRVESPGLPTLLLVVGAWEKGAQDPEEILADFDRPVKIESFSLMDASGQKIRGDYFTSAFDMAVIIHPENPSAIRKGMTLRAEWRVVDRLGRKGEGAGNFTLERHDHAEGF